One window from the genome of Metabacillus flavus encodes:
- a CDS encoding nitroreductase family protein gives MTQTKLNDFNEIITGRRSIRNYDPAVKISKEEMTEILTEATLAPSSVNMQPWRFVVIDSEEGKKKLAPLAKFNQVQTETSAAMIAIFADMQSDKYLDEIYDKAVAEGHMPAEVRDRQVTQIKGFFEASSFESLKEMNLIDAGLVSMQLMLAARAHGYDTNPIGGFEKDQIADVFGIDKERYYPVMLLSIGKAADKGYQSVRLPIEKITEWR, from the coding sequence ATGACTCAAACAAAATTAAACGATTTTAACGAGATAATCACAGGCCGCCGTTCTATTCGCAACTACGATCCAGCAGTGAAAATCAGCAAGGAAGAAATGACGGAAATCCTTACAGAAGCAACACTCGCTCCATCATCAGTTAACATGCAGCCATGGCGTTTCGTTGTCATTGATTCAGAAGAAGGCAAAAAGAAGCTTGCTCCGCTTGCAAAGTTTAATCAGGTTCAGACTGAAACATCTGCAGCCATGATTGCTATTTTCGCCGATATGCAAAGTGATAAGTACCTTGATGAAATATATGATAAAGCAGTAGCTGAAGGTCACATGCCTGCTGAAGTTAGAGACAGACAAGTGACGCAAATTAAAGGATTCTTTGAAGCAAGCTCGTTTGAATCATTAAAGGAAATGAATCTGATTGATGCAGGGCTGGTTTCCATGCAGCTAATGCTTGCTGCCCGTGCACACGGCTACGATACAAATCCAATCGGCGGCTTTGAAAAGGATCAAATAGCTGATGTGTTCGGAATCGATAAAGAACGTTACTATCCAGTTATGCTGCTTTCCATTGGTAAAGCGGCAGATAAGGGATACCAATCCGTTCGTCTTCCGATTGAAAAAATTACTGAGTGGAGATAA
- a CDS encoding putative quinol monooxygenase, whose product MIITHAGFQVRPDKEAAFLEEIQTLVKASQAENGCISYRLMKNLDQDHAYTMVEVWEDMTAVKSHGESEHFVGFVGKAKEFLSAPLDVKSYEGSLLQR is encoded by the coding sequence ATGATTATTACACATGCAGGATTCCAAGTGAGACCGGATAAAGAGGCAGCTTTTCTTGAAGAGATTCAAACACTTGTAAAAGCTTCACAGGCAGAAAACGGATGTATTTCCTACCGTCTGATGAAAAACCTGGACCAGGACCACGCCTATACCATGGTGGAGGTTTGGGAAGATATGACTGCCGTTAAAAGCCATGGAGAAAGCGAGCATTTTGTTGGATTTGTTGGTAAAGCTAAAGAATTTTTATCAGCACCTCTTGATGTGAAAAGCTATGAAGGAAGCCTTCTTCAACGTTAA